The Vigna radiata var. radiata cultivar VC1973A unplaced genomic scaffold, Vradiata_ver6 scaffold_250, whole genome shotgun sequence genome contains the following window.
TACCATCAAAAACCTAATTTTAGTTCAATACGTATAATAGTCACATAGTCTTCACACATACACAATCAATCACTAATCTAAGTAAgaatctagcttcccttacctcaattaaaatttgtatagcTCAAAGAAACCCCGATAGTTGCTTGTACCATAAGGAAAATCTAGAAAAACCTACAAATCACTGAATGGTGATAGAAGAGAAAtcttagaacctaaattgagTCAAGAATTGAAGAAGAGAAACTCTTGATCCATGCAAACAGAGCTTCTTCACAGGATCAAGAATCCTAAACACCAAAGAAAGGGGTTTATCGCTTACCTGCTCGATTCAACAAATTGATCGGTCAAATTGGTAACCCTTGACACAAGGATCGTCTAGACACCTCCTGATCGCTGAACCGATGATCCAAGAGTGAGAAATGttagagagaagtgagagaaaatgaagaagatagtgttttagaaagataactgtattttaaataatgaaccAAGCTTTAGAAAAtcctatttatattataaaattattttatagtaaaatactcggtgtcattattttaatacacctatttactataatactctattttttaattcttaaaccttcactaaaacatattttattaatttttactttattttaatttcgaaattaaaatcaaagatcCATCGTATATACTATAACTAAAATATGacatttgataattaatttttaatataaatataaaatataattgtttaaatttaaacttttatttatttttatttgaagtgttaaaattcACTATAATTAAAGATGacgatttaaaaaaatatttgaaaaagattaaGGATTTAAAACTATATGagtttttaacatttaaactaaATGGAGTCATGTTTATAgggatttaatttttttttcttcttcaaattatGCAGTTAGTGAAATCATAATTTTAGTGATAACAGTTATAAATATcgtattatattttatctttgaaaaaattaagtattaataaaaaaggATCCTTTTACGAATAATCgatcaagagagaaaaatcttGATTTCATTTGATAAAAAACATACATTACACTTGAGAACCAAATATGATtttccaaaaaataattaaaaattttgttcatCACAATTTGAAAACTCTCCAAACCcaaatttataacataataaaatattaacttaataaCCATTAGTAAGGAGTTAGAAACaaggaaaaattattaaaaaatatatagtcaCCAGCAAGTgacttttaatatttgtttattattaagtGTTAATGATGGACTTCTTAATCATTATCTAAAGATGATGATTAGGTAAACTATTAATACTAATTGACCCTACTTCTCCATGTTGTTTCTTATGCTAATAAAAGAATTGAGATGGTTTGGCACAAATGAGGGTCATAATAATGAGTGTACCAAAACATTTCTAATTAAGCTTCTGAAATGGAGTTGAGTGTGGCACACATGTTCAATTTTTGTTGAAACTTTAAAGCATACACTTCATCAATTATAGTGATTTGGTGTGCAACATAAGGCACTAGTTTGAAGGAAGGTTTTAAgctaaaaattttgtatttttcattgACTTGAATAGAACAAGTTTGTGTTagattactaaaaaaattaagtggTTCGACTAAAAGGGTGAAAAATAACTTGTTTGAAAGGAAATTAATGTATCATCTTCTTGTCATTTTGGAAGGTCATGTGATAGTTTTTGTGCATCAAACTAAAGATGAGATATCATTTTCATGGTGCAATCATAGAGAACATTTCAGTACATTTTCTTGCTAGAAAAAGATTGCAAGAAATTTACagctttctttctctcttttttgaCCAAATATTTCAGTCAAAATGACACATCTAACTATATTGGACCATATAAAATCTcaagtaaataaattatttttaaaaatattagtttttctttgagtttgattttctttaatcATGATCTCAAAGTagagatcacaaaaaaaaaaaagagaaaagaatcaTTCTTGTTGTTATTTGCATTGTTATTTGCACGTAAACttcacaataaatataaaagtagatATTTATAATGGATATCCATTAATAGCACATTTCAatgagtattttaattattttttgataagGTGGACACAAGTTGTGTTTATCCACACTCACAAATACTCACCCATTAATATCAAatacccatatatatatatatatatatatatatatatatatatatatatataaatttacatcTTATATCAActaataaaatcttatttatattattaattttaatcttaacaATGAAGcagttaataatttttatttcaattttgttaaatcGAACTATCgtaataaagttatttataagaaaaaatattagcaACAAGAATTGTTTAGAATTTAACTTTATAGATTCATAtttattgaatcaaaattatttttaaagagattaatttcatttaacttcatattgtgttatatatataacttatttttatttattttttttgtacaaaGGAAAACTTTATTTACACCAGTATTTTATGATGCGATtttatttggattatattttaggataaacaaaaatttatttacatttgtattttaaagaaaaattttaaaaatattatttaaaataaaaaactaaaaatgatttataaatatccttagtataaaataattcatacttCACAAAAGTAAACAGACaaataaaaggaataataaGACATTTTTCCTCACAAGATAAATATGAGATAATTGCTACTTGTACCCTACGTGAGTTTTGTTTTATCCTTAATATGAAGTTGAGAAtctaataagaaaaaagaaataaacattttaaagaaTTCCACTTGACTGAGTAGATGGGTCTAacaagtttatatataaaaaatttaaaaaacaaagaaaaagtatgCTAAAAATTGGGAAAAAGCAAGCAACATCAATAATTGAAAGAGATTGTTGCAACTTGCATAGGGATTATTAGTACCTTAGaagtttttaatgaataatgaGTTGGAAATCTACATAAACAAATGAAAACATGcattaaaagagaaattattgGTGTTTAATTTGAAGTTCCATGAGAGAGAGATTTTCTATTGTTGAAGATATTTGATAATGATAAAACCTTTGTTGTATTTGTGTTGTGTCAATCCTTAGCTGGCTCAATATCAACTAGATACCAAATGTGGAAAGCCATGGATTGCACCAAAGGTGTCCCACTTATCTCATTACTTCTTTGACTCCATTTCAAAATGCTTCCTATCATAAATTCCATTGCTTCTGTCATTCATAAACTTGTTCTGTTATGTGACACTTACCTGGCAACTATACCTTTATCCACctaattgattatgcatttttCACCTATTGTTGTGTCAATTCTAAATTAAACTAAGTATTCTTTACATGTCTTTAATCAATATCTAATTTGTGATGCTTTTTGTGCATTATGTAAGATGAAATCAGTTGGGAattcttacattttttaaagaatCAAAAGCAAGTGAAACCATTTGGTTGTCATCCCAAATTCTAGAGGATGCTCATGTTTCATTGTTAAGAGAAGTGCATCATCTTGTGTTGATAAGGAAGAAAGTGTaaatatctttatctttatttaaagtTAAGTTATCAAGAGATAACTAAATCCAATATCATATAAACaattattaagataataaatttaaacttaactcattCTTACAAAATTAGTTTTGTAAGATATAATTTGTCTCTAACACACCTTttcacatcaaaatcattcaatgTGGAAACcaataaagttatatatatctAAATCTCAACTAAGGTAGACTTTTATGATTCTATAATACCATCTTAATTAAAGAacgaattttaaatttaactcaatcctataaaattgatttataaaataatatatatatatatatatatatatatatatatatatattaaatttctcTTATATTGAGTTGATATAAGATTTTGAACACAATTTGAATAGTCAACATTAGAATTTAAATCTTAAAGattttcattgaatttatcCTAAGGTGAAGATGGATATATGTTATCTCAAATAGTTAAATGAAGAGATACACTTTTCAAGAAGTTGAGctttcattgattaaaatgatACTTCACAGCATAGAGCAAACATTTGATCTCATACATGGTTCActaaaattaagtaattaacCATATCTTTATGCTTCAAATAttgaaaagtataaataatgtTGACAAACAACCATTTTGATATGGGTTTTAGAACTGGACAAAATTTAGTGTTAGCATAAGCTTTGGATGAGTTGTGCCTGCAAGTTGAACAATGATATAAACTGCAATAATTATTGAACTACTGCAAACCATTGTTTACTCCTACCATCTTTGGTTGGAACAATTACAGTGTTCTAATtgaaaccaaaaacaaagaagGCCCTAAAGtcagaaaagaagaaagtgagaTGTTTTGGGACAAATAGTTGCATGGACAACCTTAAGCATCTGCCACACAAGACAGAGAGCCTAGTCAAGGGTCCATTCCTGTGGGACATTAACGTCATGGCTCCCAGTTTCTATATTTGATGAAACCATAAAGATATTTagaacaaagaaacaaaaacatcttTGCGAAATAGCACATTTTAAATACATGTCAGAATACTGACTCTTCTTATCTTAAATGTTATCTTGGAGTATCCATGTCATGCACGAATCTTATTGGTTTGTAGACTAGCAAAGATGATAAGAGCTTATGGAATGACCATGTTCCTTGTACCACAGAAGAGACTAGGTTCTTTGAACAGTCCAACCAAACCCGTTTTGTAAAAATGCTTACAAACAACTTGGTTACTGAGAGTTTTACGTTGATTAGAAATAAGACTAACTTACAAtaattttgtgagattgaattagaaattcactttatttaaagatatgtagaatgaaaaagaaaatgacgcCACCACAATGGATTACTCTTTTCTTAATATTTCACCTGAAAATTGAAACTCGGATTCTTTCAAGGCTTCCCAATTCTGCTTATATATGGTGTAGTAATAAGTTTGGTACGTAGTTTTGTTaggaaaagtgaaaaattgatACTCATTTGTGCTCATGCATTAAGCATCATTTACAATTTCGTACCTTGACACATCAGTACACTGAGTTTTCTGTAGTCTGTGTGATGtatcaaaagttattttaatttaaagcaCAAATCAACACTTATGTCTGTCAGTACTATTAAATTTGTCACAGGCCTGTATCTGCTAAAATCACattcaatatcattttttatgaaaaaaatatgaacaattTAGCAAAATGTTCCATTCTATGaatcttttttgtttgtttaattgAAACTGTTCCCTTTGGGGTGACATGGGCACTAGTAGTGGGGTTGAAGACCTTGCTGAGAAGCAGATGGTTTTAGAAAAACAATGGGTGCCATGATCAGTGATGAGTGACCAGAGCTTCAGTTGTGTCTGTTTGTCTGATGTGGTTGCAGGTTAAAACTATTAGcctaaaattttatcaaaagatGACTTGTTTATGTCACTAAAAATGTTTGGTTGCAAATTGACCCCACAATTCAGCACCGGAAAACAATGACTTTGCACCCACTTCTCTCAGTAAAAGTACCTCACACACTTTTTGTGAGTGTATTTTAAGTCTCTTTGTCCCTCTTTCTCTTCATCATCCATTGGTTCTTCTTCTTAACCAACCCTCTCCCtcatttaaatatgaattaaacacacacacacaagaagaaaaagaagcatGAAAAAGATCAATCTTTTACTCAGAAAATGCAAGAGTTTGTCAAGGCAGCTAGGGAGATCTTCATCATACAGTAGCCTGAGGTCCAAATCCACAAAAGAAGACATATGGGTTGGGCATGGCATGCAAGAAGATGAACATTGTGAAACAGTGTTTGTTGGTAGCACAAGAAAACGGTATGTGATCAGCAAAAAGTATCTGAACCATCCTCTTCTGAATGAACTTATCAACAAGTCAAAGCCAAAGGGTACTGATGAAAGTAGTGTTTTGGTGGTGAACTGTGAGGTGGTTCTCTTTGATCATCTTTTGTGGATGCTAGAAAATGCAGATCCTAAGTTTAGTTCTGAGTCTTTGGAGGAATTGGCTGAACTCTATGTGTTTTGATAGCTATCAATGTCGCAGTTGCAAAGGCCTAATGTAATTAAGTATATTGGGTTGTACCTGCATTTGCAAAAAGTAATGGTTGAgtcttctttttgtttaatGCTTCTGCAATTGCATAGTTCATTTATGTTCTATAACTTATCAGATTTGTCAAGAGTCGTatcatacacatatatatacatatacataaacatatatgtatatatatacgtttgtgtgttttgtttctGTGTTGAAAGTTCTGGGGGTTCAAAGAGGTAGGAAGAAGTCATGAGCACAATAaggatttcttttttcataGATGCACACCTGCACATGATGATGTTATATAATTCAAAGATTAGATTTGTTAATTCAGTTTTATAAAAAGTTGATAGAGTTAATAAATCATAAGTGTTTAATACTTACTCTCCTTAATAGCTTTTTATAAACAGAAAAATTGGAAATCTAATTGTTGAACTATGTAATGTCATCTTCtgtttaatgaaattttagaaAGCTAGAACTATAATCAACTAAACTTTTGgtttgaaaaatcaaataaaaaggaataattTTGATTGTCTTTTTGAAGATAAAAGGAGAATGAGCTTTTGATATTAATAAAAGCCTACGATGCTCTTATCCCTTGCAAATGTAAATGACTATTCTTTAGCACCTTTTTAgttgttaaattgattttaactttGCTAAAAAGCAATTtgataaactaatatatatatatatatatatatatatatatatatatatatatatatatatatatatatatatatNNNNNNNNNNNNNNNNNNNNNNNNNNNNNNNNNNNNNNNNNNNNNNNNNNNNNNNNNNNNNNNNNNNNNNNNNNNNNNNNNNNNNNNNNNNNNNNNNNNNNNNNNNNNNNNNNNNNNNNNNNNNNNNNNNNNNNNNNNNNNNNNNNNNNNNNNNNNNNNNNNNNNNNNNNNNNNNNNNNNNNNNNNNNNNNNNNNNNNNNNNNNNNNNNNNNNNNNNNNNNNNNNNNNNNNNNNNNNNNNNNNNNNNNNNNNNNNNNNNNAAGAATAGTAAgatctatatttattaatattttaacatacagtaatatatatatatatatatatatatatatatatatatatatatatatatattcaatattagTTAACATAAATTGGAAACTCATACTTTAATATCTTTATCATGTTTGCATATTTGTATTATTGGTTTGAGcataattaaatgataaaagagaTTAAGGGGCTATAATGCACAAGGAAATTAgtgtattttcattttgtttttcattaggGGTGGTCAAAGAGGTTAAGTTGATTATTGGTTCTTGGTCCAGTATGCCAGTAACATATTAAAGGACTGTTTCTTCATGCCTCCTATCAAATTTCTTCTTAGACCCCATTAATATGTGAATTTTAGGATTTTACTTGTCAGAACATATTAGACCAATTTCGGAAATAATTTTCCAGAAGACACTCATAGATTCTGGAAAAACCATCCACTCCTATTCCagatcaaaattttcaaatatttctacGATGGAGTGCAGCAATAAATTTTATAGGGTGCATGAAGAACCCTATTAAAATAGCATGTGGCAAGATAGCTTGAGTAGACAAAAATGAGAATCTTGAcccattataatatatatataataaaaatgtccTTAATGATGTAATAtctaataagtttttaattgaataattaatatttttaattgaataaattaaaataatatttttttatgtatgaaattattttttataattaatgattaaaagttaatttatagattttaataatttaaattacaatattattataatttatatcttttaaataaggtttaatcattttgataatccctattttcggtgattt
Protein-coding sequences here:
- the LOC106754486 gene encoding uncharacterized protein LOC106754486 gives rise to the protein MKKINLLLRKCKSLSRQLGRSSSYSSLRSKSTKEDIWVGHGMQEDEHCETVFVGSTRKRYVISKKYLNHPLLNELINKSKPKGTDESSVLVVNCEVVLFDHLLWMLENADPKFSSESLEELAELYVF